In Afipia carboxidovorans OM5, the sequence ATCGATCGCTACGTCACCAAGTTTCATGTCGGAGATCCGGCGCCCCGCCGTCTCATTCGGCGCGCAACGATAGGACATGCCGCCAATGCGTACCATGTCGCCACCTTGCTGATAGTACGGATCGAGATTGAACAGGTTGTCGCAAATATCCTCAAGAACAGTCTTGATCTGCTCGCCGCTCATCGGCTGCACATAGACTTCGGGATACGTCATTGCGGTCTGCGACAAGATATCGTCCATCGTGATCGGCTGCCCGCTCAACACCGTCGTACCCCAGCGGAAGCCGGGCGATAGCGCAATTTCGGCATCGAGTTGATGACGCAGGGCGTCGCAGATCATCTCGTCCATGGTGCCGTTGAAATTTCCGCGACGATAGAGAAGCCGGTCGGCGCTGGCCACTGTCTCATCCAGCATCTTCGCATGCGGCGCGCGAAGCTTCTCCACCAATGCCGCCATTTCGGCATCGGCCTTGAGCTCATCGCTGAAGACGGGAAGCAGCCGATAGGCGACGTTCTTGACCGCGCCCTTGCCAAGCTCGAGATCAAGCACGCCAAGGTATTTTCCGTTGGAGCCTGCATTGGTGACAAGCGTCTTTCCGCCGGCATTGGCGACGCTGACAGGCTGCGGCACGGCATCATGGGTATGCCCGCCAAGAATGACATCGATACCCGTGACGCGGCTTGCCATCTTGAGATCGACATCCATGCCGTTGTGCGAGAGCACCACCACGGCATCGACCTTCTCGGTGCTGCGCAGGTGATCGACGATTTTCTGCATCTCGTCATCGCGGATGCCGAACGTCCAGTCTGGCGTGAAGCGTTTCGGATGAGCGATCGGCACATAGGGAAAAGCCTGACCGATGATTCCGATCCGATGATCGCCCATTTCCTTGATGATGTAGGGCTTGAACACTCGGCCGGTGTCTCGATCGAACGCCTTCGCGTCGTTGAAAGCAGCTTCCTCCGTCAGAAAAACATTCTGCGCGATGAACTCGCCCTTGAAGTCAGCGAGATTCTTGCGGAGCGTCTCCTCACCATAGGTGAACTCCCAATGGCCGGTCATCGCATCGATACCGAGCAGGTTCGCCGCCTGCACCATATCTGCGCCGCGATAAAGGTTGGAGAGACTGGAGCCCTGCCACAAATCGCCGCCATCCAGCAGGATGGACTGTCCATCCGGCACAGCGCTCCGCAGCATCTTTACCAACGTCCGCAAATACGCAAAGCCACCCATCTTTCCATAGCGTTTGGCGGCGCTCTCAAAATCGAGAAACGTGAACGCATAGGCTTCCGGCGTGCCCAGCTTCATTCCGAATTTCTGGAGGAAGTGCTCGCCGACCAGATGCGGCGGATGCCCCTTCATCTGGCCGACGCCGATATTGACGCTCGGCTCGCGAAAGAACACCGGATTCAATTGCGCATGCGTGTCCGTCATATGGAGCACCCGCGCGTTTCCGGTCGGCTTGAAATCGTACAGCGCTTCACCAGCCGCGCGGCCGGAACGCGGCAGCGACAGGATGGCCGGGATCGCCACCGCAAGCTTCAGAGTTTCTCGTCGGTGGATCAGCATCTGTTTTCTCAAGCCCGTCAGCGAACGACGGCGTCTGGCCAGAGTTTTACTTCGCGTTCGGTCTGCGCGATCGAGGCATTCGCAAGCGCCTCGGCCCGCTTTGCGAGGTTCGTCGCTGCATCGAAATTGCCTTCATCCGCCGCTTTCTTCGCGCCCTTGAGAGCGGCAACGGTCGTGGTCCACTGATTTCTCAGCTCACCTGCTTTCTTGTTCGCCGCCTCGGCTTTGGCGTAAGCCGCGTTGAAAGTCTCGGCCGTTTCCGCTGCCTGCGCTACAGCGACCGTCAGCAACAGAGCCGCGCCCACAATGATAGATGTGATGATCCGCATGAGCGCCTCCTATGGCCGCGAACCCGGGCCGGAAACGGGCAGCCCATTCGCCATGTAGGACAGATAATATTCGAGGTTCCGATATTCGGGAGCCTGAGGCTCAAGAGGAACGCCGCGCACCTGACTGTTGCAGGAGGTGAAGCGGCGGCTGATCGTGCCCATTCCGCCCCATTCGGAGCGATAGATCGGCATCGCGTTCAGAATACCCAGCGCCGGCGCCAGCACTTCGGCCCGGATGCGTTCGCCGGGAGCCTGAATGTGGCAGCTTGCGCAGGAAAAATTCAACTGGCCGCGTCGCTGATAGAAGTACTGCTTGCCCTTCTCGTAGGCTTCGACAGCTTTCGGATTATCCTTCGGAATCTTGATGTCGAACGGCTTGCCGCGTGAGGTAAAGGCCATGTACGCGGTCACAGCCGCCATGTCGTCCTTCATATAATTGTACGGCTTCTCACCGTTCTTCTCGAGACACTGGTTTACAGCAAGCTCGAGGGTGATGACCTCGTTCGTCTTGTCGTCGAAGTAAGGATAGTTCTGGCGAATACCGATACCTTTGTTCGGGAAACAATCCGCAAAGGTTTTGCCGTTCTTGAACGGCTTCTCGAACAGTTCCTTGCCATGATCGAGCGCGAAGTCATAAGGCGGGAAATCTTCCTTCGCGATCCACTGCTTCCGCAATCCCTCGTCCATCGAATAGGGACCGTTGACAAAGTCGTTTAGCGGCACCTTGGGAAATTTGTTCGTAAAGAAATCCCGGAAAGCCTTGAAATCGTTCTCCGGCGTCGATGCCGTCACTTCCGCGCGCGCTATCTGCGTGCCCGCCAGCATTGCCAGCGCCATTAATAATGCAAGACCGCGCATCATTCTTCCTCCCGGTTCGACCGTCACATAATTTTGGCGGTCGTGGTGTCCGTTGCACCCTTGTTATCGACCCAGGTGATCTTCAGATCGTCACCCTTCTTTCCGCCCTTGAAGCTGAACTTGATGAACGGGTCCTTGGAGACTGCCGGCCCCCACAGAGCGGTGAACACGACCTTGCCACCGGTTTCGAACTGCACCGTCTCGATATGATGAGCCGGAATGAGTTCTCCCTTGGCATTCTTGACGAAGCCGGAATCCATCGGATGCTGCATGAGCGCCTGCACCTCGGTGGTTTCGGCGCCAGCAGTGGCGCGCACGCGAATAGACGATGCCATGACCTAATCCTCCTCAGCCGCCGCAGCCGCCGACAGTGACCTTCACTTCCTTGCTCGTGCTGTAAAGCTTGCCGTCCGACTCGACGACAGCGATGACCTTACTGGTCTTGGCCATCTTGAGGCGGTTCGACACCGACGGCATCGTTCCTTCCGGAATCTTGTAGGACGCCGCGAGCGCGTAAGGGTTCTCAGCGACCAT encodes:
- the soxB gene encoding thiosulfohydrolase SoxB, with protein sequence MLIHRRETLKLAVAIPAILSLPRSGRAAGEALYDFKPTGNARVLHMTDTHAQLNPVFFREPSVNIGVGQMKGHPPHLVGEHFLQKFGMKLGTPEAYAFTFLDFESAAKRYGKMGGFAYLRTLVKMLRSAVPDGQSILLDGGDLWQGSSLSNLYRGADMVQAANLLGIDAMTGHWEFTYGEETLRKNLADFKGEFIAQNVFLTEEAAFNDAKAFDRDTGRVFKPYIIKEMGDHRIGIIGQAFPYVPIAHPKRFTPDWTFGIRDDEMQKIVDHLRSTEKVDAVVVLSHNGMDVDLKMASRVTGIDVILGGHTHDAVPQPVSVANAGGKTLVTNAGSNGKYLGVLDLELGKGAVKNVAYRLLPVFSDELKADAEMAALVEKLRAPHAKMLDETVASADRLLYRRGNFNGTMDEMICDALRHQLDAEIALSPGFRWGTTVLSGQPITMDDILSQTAMTYPEVYVQPMSGEQIKTVLEDICDNLFNLDPYYQQGGDMVRIGGMSYRCAPNETAGRRISDMKLGDVAIDPAKSYKVAGWASVNEQKGTPVWETVTNYLRDGKSKPKSSGSQVTIVGVDDNPGFAGQA
- the soxA gene encoding sulfur oxidation c-type cytochrome SoxA, producing MRGLALLMALAMLAGTQIARAEVTASTPENDFKAFRDFFTNKFPKVPLNDFVNGPYSMDEGLRKQWIAKEDFPPYDFALDHGKELFEKPFKNGKTFADCFPNKGIGIRQNYPYFDDKTNEVITLELAVNQCLEKNGEKPYNYMKDDMAAVTAYMAFTSRGKPFDIKIPKDNPKAVEAYEKGKQYFYQRRGQLNFSCASCHIQAPGERIRAEVLAPALGILNAMPIYRSEWGGMGTISRRFTSCNSQVRGVPLEPQAPEYRNLEYYLSYMANGLPVSGPGSRP
- the soxZ gene encoding thiosulfate oxidation carrier complex protein SoxZ; the encoded protein is MASSIRVRATAGAETTEVQALMQHPMDSGFVKNAKGELIPAHHIETVQFETGGKVVFTALWGPAVSKDPFIKFSFKGGKKGDDLKITWVDNKGATDTTTAKIM